ACTGGTAAAGTTGCAGCACTAGAACTTGTTGAAAATGCCAATAGTTGCGCCGGTGACATGCCTTTCATAAACGTGCTAGGTGTTGTTTTGGTAAAAATCCACACAAACAATAAATAAACGCATAACATCAAAGCAAGTCCAAGCACAACACAAAAGGCGTACCATGCTAAAGCTTTAAACAAATCTAAACTTGGAGATTCTACAATTAAAGCCGCCAATAATGCAAAAACTCCATATGGGGCTGCCAGCATTATTAAATCTATAAGTTTAAGTATTACTTCATTAAATCCATCAAAGAATTTTTTTACGGGCAAAGCTTGTTCTTCAGGTATCAATATAAGTCCTATTCCAAAGAAAATCGCAAAAAATATAACTTGCAACATGTTTCCGTTATCAGAAGCGGCCGCAAAAATATTACTGGGCACTAAATCTTCCAAAGCTTGTAATGGGCCTGCTTCTTTTTGTTTATCAGCCTGCGACTTTATGGCATCGGCATCACCTTTATAATTATCAACTAATTCAAGACGAGTTTCTTCACTAATCGATGCTCCTGGTTTTACTATGTTTACAACACCTAATCCTATTGTAACCGCTATAACCGTAGTTGCTATGTAAATCCCTATTGTTCGACCTCCCATTTGGGATAGTTTGGAGATATCTTTTAAATCTGACACTCCTTTTATTAGAGACCCTAAAATAAGGGGTACCGCAATAAGCTTTAAAGAGTTAATAAATATATTTCCGAAAGGTTTGATCCAATCCGAAATAAATTTAGGACCCCACTCTAACTGTACCATTGCCAACGCAAATAGTACTCCCACCAACATACCTATTAGAATTTGCCAATGCAACTCAAGCTTCCTCATATAAAATATAATTTAGGGAAGTAAGATAGTATTTTGAAAGGAAAAGTACTAGAAAGGCAACTTATAATTTTATGCTTCTATTTTGTAATGCATAATCTGCTAAGACTAAAGCTGTCATGGCTTCAACTATAGGCACGGCTCTCGGAACCACACATGGATCATGTCTACCTTTACCTTGCGTCTTAATACTATTCCCATCTTTATCTATAGTTTCATACCCTTGTATTACGGTAGCAACAGGTTTAAATGCAACATTAAAATAAATATCCATTCCATTACTAATACCACCTTGAATACCGCCGCTATAATTTGTTTTTGTAGAACCGTCTTTATTAAACTGATCATTATGCTCGCTGCCCTTCATCTTAACCCCTTCAAATCCGCTTCCATATTCAAAGCCTTTAACTGCATTTATAGATAACATGGCTTTTCCCAGTTCAGCATGAAGCTTGTCGAACACTGGTTCTCCTAATCCTATCGGTACATTTTTGGCTACACAGGTAATAATTCCGCCAATGGTATCTCCGTCTTTCTTAATGGATTTAATATATTCTTCCATTTTTGTTGCCATTTTTAAATCCGGACAACGTACGGCATTGGATTCTGTCAACGATAAATCCAATTCAGTATAATGCCTACCTAAACTCATGTTCCCTACTTGTGACACAAAAGCTTGGATTTCTATTCCTTTCAAAAATTGCTTTGCAATAGCACCAGCCACTACTCTACTGGCTGTTTCACGAGCAGAACTTCTGCCACCACCACGGTAATCTCTAAAACCATATTTCTTGTCATACACGTAATCTGCATGTGATGGTCTGTAGGAGTCTTTTATATGACCATAATCTTGCGACTTTTGGTTTGTATTATGTATTGCAAAACCAATTGGCGTACCGGTTGTTTTGCCTTCAAAAATTCCTGAGTAAAATTCTACTTCATCAGGCTCTTTTCTTTGCGTTACTATGGCAGATTGACCTGGTTTACGACGATTAAGGTCATTTTGTATGGCATCAAAATCTAATGTTATCTCGGATGGACAGCCATCAATAACCCCTCCTATAGCTTTTCCGTGTGATTCTCCAAAGGTGCTTACCCTAAATATATTTCCAAAGGTATTTCCGGCCATAATTAGTTCTTTCTAAATAATGTAATACTAATTGCAAAACTAACTTCAAAGGTAAATGTTAAATGCTGGAAAGAAAAATTAAAAATGGGCTTAATATTAGCTAAATCTTTCGCATTAATGATACCCATTATAAAACTTTACGATTAAAAGTTGGTTCACTTAATAAATAACTTTTGAGTATAACAATAGGTGTATTTTACCTTAAAAATAGTCACTTGAAAAAACTACATTTTAAATTTCAATGCTGTTTAATTTACTAGCGCATCTTTCAAAATACTTACAGGATGTTTTGCTATTCTTTTTGTCCCGTCAAAAATTTGATGTCTACAACTTGTTCCATTAGCCGCTATAATAGTCTCTGGAGCTGATTTGCTAACAGCAGGGAACAATTTTAATCCGCCAATTTTCATACTTGTTTCATAGTGCTCTTCTTCATACCCGAAAGAACCCGCCATACCACAACAACCCGATGCTATTATAGTAACCTTATAATTTGTTGGCAGATTCAAAATATCAAAAGTCACTTTTTGGTTACTCAACGCTTTTTGGTGACAATGGTTGTGAATTTTTACATCTCTAGACTCATCCGTAAAATTAGACGGACTTATATTGCCTATTATTATTTCTTTTGACAAAAACTCTTCAATTAAAAAAGAATTATCAGCTATTTTCTGCGTTGTCTCTTTATCCGTTGACATACGCTTATACTCATCTCTAAAAGATAATATCGCTGATGGCTCCAATCCTAAAACAGGTAAACGAGCATCTGCGAACTTCTTTAATTCTTGAATATTCTTAATTGCTAACTTTTGAGCTTGTTTTAAAAAGCCCTTTGAGAGAAATGTTCTTCCACTTTCAGCATAGTAAAGGTCTACCTCATAACCAAGTTTTGTCAATAATTCTATAGCATCCTTACCTACTTCAATATCCAAATATTTTGTAAATTCATCAATATACAAAACTACTTTTCCTTTGGACTTAATATTTTGATTATTAAATTTTTGAAGATGTTTATCAAAATTAAAACTATAAACTTTAGGCAAACTTCTTTCCTTAGCAACTCCGCTTGATTTTTTTAGTAATCCACCAAGAAATTTAGAATCATATATGAAATTTGTTAGGCCGGACAACTTACTACCCAATCCATTTAACTTTGTGTTGTATGCAAACAATTTCCCTCGTAAAGAATAGCCATTTGCCTCTTGGTACTGATATAAAAATTCCGCTTTTAAAGTAGCAATATCTACATTACTAGGACATTCACTTGCGCAAGCCTTGCAACTTAAACACAAATCGAACGCTTCTTTTATTTCTGGACTATCAAAGCTATTCTTAGCTATACTATTGGGGTTTGTTAGAAATTCTCTTAAAGTATTTGCTCGACCACGTGTAGTGTCCTTCTCATTCTTAGTAGCATGATAACTAGGACACATACCGCCATCCATGTGATGGGTTTTTCTACAATCGCCACTACCATTACATTTTTCAGCAGCTTTAAGAATTCCCTCGCTATCAGAAAAATCCAGTAAAGTCTTAATTTCAGGTTCCTTACGGTCAATTTCATATCGAAATGATTCATCCATTGGGTAGGCATCTACTATCTTACCTGGATTGAATATGTTTTTTGGGTCGAAATATGATTTTACACGCCTTAGAAGTTGATAGTTCTTATCACCAATCATAAGAGGAATAAACTCCGCTCGTACAATACCGTCACCATGTTCGCCACTAAAAGAACCTTTATATTTCTTAGTAAGCTTGGCAACATCTGTGGTTATATCCCTAAACAAACCAACATCTGCCGATTTTTTAAGGTTTAAAATTGGCCTTAAATGTAATTCACCTGCCCCTGCATGTGCATAGTACACGGCACTTTGTCCGTAACCTTTCATGATTTCGGAAAACTCCGCTATAAAATCTTTTAAATCAGGCAACGCTACAGCGGTATCCTCTATACATGCAACGGCTTTCATATCGCCAACGATATTACCTAACAGACCCAAGCCTGCTTTACGTAGTTCTATAGCTTTGGCTATTTGATCCCCATAAAGAACAGGACTGGAATAACTAAGGCCTGATTTTTTTATAGTCATTTCTAAAGCAGCTATAGCTTCATTCAATTCAAATTCTGTATGTGCAGCTACTTGTAGCATCAAAAGCGCCGCAGGATCACCTTCTACAAAAAAGCGATTTTCTAATTGTGATCGGTTATTCTTTGTACAATCTAAAATGACCTTATCCATCATTTCACACAATTGCAACGGATGATCCATTACTGGAATAACATCCATTAAGCAGTCTTCTAAAGAAGTATAATGCGTAACGATCATTGCGGATAATGCTGGCGGCAAATCATTTAATTGAACGGTAATTTCAGTGGTGAATGCCAACGTACCCTCACTACCACAGAGCAATTCTGCCATATTAAAGTAAGGTAAATTACCACCTAATACATCAGACTTCAATAATTCATCTACAGCATAACCTGTATTTCTTCTATGAATTTCAGGTTTGGGAAAATTATTAACTATTTCAGCAGCTATATCTTTATTATTTAAATCTTTAAATAAATTATTATAAAGTGATGCTTCAAGTGTTTTTTCTTGTTGTTTCTGCTTAAATTCTGCTCCTGAAATTCTTCCAAATTCCGCTTCGCTACCATCAGACAAAATAGTTTTAAGCGATACCACCTTATCTCTTGTTACCCCATATTGTATAGATGTAGTACCAGAGGAGTTGTTACCAACCATACCCCCTATCATACATCTATTTGAAGTTGATGTATTTGGACCGAAGAATAATCCAAATGGTTTTAGATATTGGTTTAACTCATCTCTAATAACACCTGGCTGAACGGTTACTTGCTTCTTGTCCTGATCTAAACTTATAATTTCTGTAAAGTGCTTTGAAACATCTACAACCAAACCATCACCTACGCATTGACCTGCTAAAGAGGTACCTGCAGTTCTAGGTATAAGACCAATTTTTTCTTTATCCGCAAACCGTATAATTTTTTTAATGTCTTCAACCGACTTTGGAAAAGCCGCTCCTAACGGTATTTTACGATAAACAGAAGCATCTGTGGCATAAATAGTTTTGGTAAGATTATCAAACCTTAATTCTCCTTCTAAATCTTGTTGTAACTTTAACAGTGAAATATTATCCAACTTAACACAATTTTGATTGCTAAATTAAGTTTTATTGTGTGAGCCACATTACAAATTGGCTCATTTTTCATCACAAAAAAGAATAACAATATGAAGATTTTAAAAGGTATTACCCTATTCGTTTTTATGGCAACTTGCTCGCTTTCTGCCCAAGAGATAGCTGATCATGCACTTGGACTTAGATTAGGCGACAGCGATGGTTTTGGTGCTGAAATCAGTTATCAGAAATCGTTAAGCCAAAATAACAGATTAGAATTTGACTTAGGCTGGAGAGATAGTAGAAATTTTAACGCGTTTAAAATTGCAGGTCTTTATCAATGGGTACGACCTATTGAAGGTGATTTTAACTGGTACTACGGTGTAGGTGGTGGTTTAGGAAGTGTTGATTTCCCTGGTGACGATGGTGGATTATTCGTTTTTGCAGCGGGTGACATTGGTATAGAGTACAATTTTGATATCCCTTTGATTCTTTCTTTGGACTTTAGACCGGAACTAGGTGTTACAGGGTATAACGGTTTTTCAGATAATTTTGATTTTGACATAGGGCTTGGTATACGTTATCAATTTTAGTTAAAGAAAAACAGCACATGGTTAAGGACCCCTAACGTAATGATTAGGGGTCTTTTTTTATATCCTATATATAAGTACATTTGCAACTTAAATTAAGTAGCGTTTATGAAAAATAGTATTTTAATATTACTAACTGGAGTCGTAATGTTCAGTTGTAACACCACCCCAGAAGGGTTTACTTTAAATGGAAATTTAAGAGGAGAAATTCCAGATGGTACTCAAGTATTTCTTAAAAAAATTGGAGAAAACAACCAGCCTATTGAAGTGGATACTGCCATTACAGCCAATGGGGACTTTACATTTACAGGAAAATCTGAAATTCCAGAGCTTCATTATCTTTTTGTAGAACAATTGCCAGGATATACCGCTGTTATTCTAGAAAATGGTGAAATTCAATTTAGCGCTCAAAGAGACAGCATGGGCTTTGCCGATATTAGCGGAACTTTCCAGAATGACACCTTTGCCGATTATATGGAACAGTCTAGAGAAATATCAAAGCAAGCGCAATCTATTCAAAAAGATATGCAAGCTGCATCTGGTGAAGCAGCTTTAGCGCTGCAAGACGAAATGAAAGAATTACAAGAAGAGTATAAAACTTTTGAATTGGACTATGTTAAGACCCACCCTAAAGCTTTAATATCAGCTTTAGTATTAGACAGGGCTGTTGCTACGAAAGCCGTAGGAATAGAGGAAGTTGAAGAAATATATAAAACACTCTCAGAGGAAATAAAAAACTCTAAACCCGGAAAACAAATTTTAGAGGGAATTGAAAAACTAAAAGCGTCCGAAGCTGCCGGTAAAAATTCTAGTATTGGCGCTAAGGCTCCCGATTTTTCAGGTCCTAGTCCTGATGGAAATGTAATTGCATTAAAAGATGTCATGGGAAAAGTGACATTAATTGATTTTTGGGCAGGATGGTGTAGACCTTGCAGAGCTGAAAACCCGAATATAGTTGCTGTTTACAACAAATACCACGATAAAGGACTAAATGTTTTAGGGGTTTCATTGGACAGAACCGAAGAAGCTTGGAAAAAAGCCATTGAAGAAGACGGATTGGTTTGGAATCACATATCTAACATCGCTTATTTTGATGACCAAATTGCCAAACTATACAACGTAGATGCTATACCTGCCGCATTTTTATTAGATGAAAATGGGGTAATTGTTGCTAAAAATTTAAGAGGACCGGAACTTGAAGCCAAAGTAGCTGAACTTCTAGATTAATTCTTTTATATAAAAACAAAAAGCTCCAAGAGTTACCTCTTGGAGCTTTTTGTTTTTATTTACTATTTGATTAAAATTTATCGTAGTAATCATTAAAGTTTCCTGTTACTATTGCTGTTTCACTTTTAACAACATTACCTCTAATTGCAGCTATCGAATCATCACCAATAAACTCAATTGTTGCACCATCGTTAAGAATTAGATCACCATAGATAGTTAAATTCCCCTCTATCCTAAGAGTAGCCCCAGAATTTACGGTAACATTTCTTTGTCTGTTATTTCTACCAACAACCAAAGTTCCGTTCATTTCAAACAAACCATTTGCATTTATATTTACATGGTCTTTTACAGTCCAAGAACCACAAAGTAACAAATTGCCTCCAACATTTACGCTGTTAAATCTTTTGGAGCCTCTATAAGCAAGGTCGTCACCATTATTTACATTAAGATTTGCACTGCCAGAATAACTTTGCAAATCGGAACAGCGTGCTGCTAAACTAGTGCTTGGACGGTTTAACTTAATGATTTGAAATCCAGATTTCCCTGAAGCAGCAAAAATATAATCTCCTTTAGATGCTACATAGTTTATTGAACCAGTAAGCTCAATTACACCGACACCCTCCGTAGTATTATTTAATTTTTCAGAAAGACTTAATCCCCCAGCTCCATTCGCCATTAAAAGGACATCTTCATTTACGGCAACGCCATTGGTCACAATATCACCTTGTTCCGCATTCTCAGGGTTTGTCAGTATAGGTAAAAATTCAAGAAAACTTCCAGAAGTTGCATTATATACACCAGCTCCCTTAGAACCTTCGGCAACAACGATATTATCCCCAGAAAAATCTAAAGTTCGTTTTGCATCAATACCAAAGTCCGAATCAATAGCTATGCTTCTTTTATTAGTAAGGTTTTCATCTAAGAAACTTACCCCTTGCGAAGCA
The genomic region above belongs to Maribacter hydrothermalis and contains:
- the aroC gene encoding chorismate synthase, whose amino-acid sequence is MAGNTFGNIFRVSTFGESHGKAIGGVIDGCPSEITLDFDAIQNDLNRRKPGQSAIVTQRKEPDEVEFYSGIFEGKTTGTPIGFAIHNTNQKSQDYGHIKDSYRPSHADYVYDKKYGFRDYRGGGRSSARETASRVVAGAIAKQFLKGIEIQAFVSQVGNMSLGRHYTELDLSLTESNAVRCPDLKMATKMEEYIKSIKKDGDTIGGIITCVAKNVPIGLGEPVFDKLHAELGKAMLSINAVKGFEYGSGFEGVKMKGSEHNDQFNKDGSTKTNYSGGIQGGISNGMDIYFNVAFKPVATVIQGYETIDKDGNSIKTQGKGRHDPCVVPRAVPIVEAMTALVLADYALQNRSIKL
- a CDS encoding TlpA disulfide reductase family protein, translating into MKNSILILLTGVVMFSCNTTPEGFTLNGNLRGEIPDGTQVFLKKIGENNQPIEVDTAITANGDFTFTGKSEIPELHYLFVEQLPGYTAVILENGEIQFSAQRDSMGFADISGTFQNDTFADYMEQSREISKQAQSIQKDMQAASGEAALALQDEMKELQEEYKTFELDYVKTHPKALISALVLDRAVATKAVGIEEVEEIYKTLSEEIKNSKPGKQILEGIEKLKASEAAGKNSSIGAKAPDFSGPSPDGNVIALKDVMGKVTLIDFWAGWCRPCRAENPNIVAVYNKYHDKGLNVLGVSLDRTEEAWKKAIEEDGLVWNHISNIAYFDDQIAKLYNVDAIPAAFLLDENGVIVAKNLRGPELEAKVAELLD
- a CDS encoding FAD-binding and (Fe-S)-binding domain-containing protein, with the translated sequence MDNISLLKLQQDLEGELRFDNLTKTIYATDASVYRKIPLGAAFPKSVEDIKKIIRFADKEKIGLIPRTAGTSLAGQCVGDGLVVDVSKHFTEIISLDQDKKQVTVQPGVIRDELNQYLKPFGLFFGPNTSTSNRCMIGGMVGNNSSGTTSIQYGVTRDKVVSLKTILSDGSEAEFGRISGAEFKQKQQEKTLEASLYNNLFKDLNNKDIAAEIVNNFPKPEIHRRNTGYAVDELLKSDVLGGNLPYFNMAELLCGSEGTLAFTTEITVQLNDLPPALSAMIVTHYTSLEDCLMDVIPVMDHPLQLCEMMDKVILDCTKNNRSQLENRFFVEGDPAALLMLQVAAHTEFELNEAIAALEMTIKKSGLSYSSPVLYGDQIAKAIELRKAGLGLLGNIVGDMKAVACIEDTAVALPDLKDFIAEFSEIMKGYGQSAVYYAHAGAGELHLRPILNLKKSADVGLFRDITTDVAKLTKKYKGSFSGEHGDGIVRAEFIPLMIGDKNYQLLRRVKSYFDPKNIFNPGKIVDAYPMDESFRYEIDRKEPEIKTLLDFSDSEGILKAAEKCNGSGDCRKTHHMDGGMCPSYHATKNEKDTTRGRANTLREFLTNPNSIAKNSFDSPEIKEAFDLCLSCKACASECPSNVDIATLKAEFLYQYQEANGYSLRGKLFAYNTKLNGLGSKLSGLTNFIYDSKFLGGLLKKSSGVAKERSLPKVYSFNFDKHLQKFNNQNIKSKGKVVLYIDEFTKYLDIEVGKDAIELLTKLGYEVDLYYAESGRTFLSKGFLKQAQKLAIKNIQELKKFADARLPVLGLEPSAILSFRDEYKRMSTDKETTQKIADNSFLIEEFLSKEIIIGNISPSNFTDESRDVKIHNHCHQKALSNQKVTFDILNLPTNYKVTIIASGCCGMAGSFGYEEEHYETSMKIGGLKLFPAVSKSAPETIIAANGTSCRHQIFDGTKRIAKHPVSILKDALVN
- a CDS encoding LVIVD repeat-containing protein: MKSTLSNKKVWLMAISATFLVASCSDETTIFENPEDNLVTETNQTKLENSVNFERAGVLDIYEDPIASAKRYNTTGKAEAAGDFPLTLVAQIAPPTFSNGENLTATHVVLDGDYGYVSYNTVGQDYVGAIDVINISDPNNPRVTSRVYYTNADLNSIAYDNGYIYVAGGVDSEQSVRATANSLVAKIEVSGGRMNTSNITYGFQEGFNATDVRVFDNIVVVTSGQDGFVVTYDKNDLSVLNEAAYADLRSVAYNGLEIAVLDASQGVSFLDENLTNKRSIAIDSDFGIDAKRTLDFSGDNIVVAEGSKGAGVYNATSGSFLEFLPILTNPENAEQGDIVTNGVAVNEDVLLMANGAGGLSLSEKLNNTTEGVGVIELTGSINYVASKGDYIFAASGKSGFQIIKLNRPSTSLAARCSDLQSYSGSANLNVNNGDDLAYRGSKRFNSVNVGGNLLLCGSWTVKDHVNINANGLFEMNGTLVVGRNNRQRNVTVNSGATLRIEGNLTIYGDLILNDGATIEFIGDDSIAAIRGNVVKSETAIVTGNFNDYYDKF
- a CDS encoding dicarboxylate/amino acid:cation symporter; translation: MRKLELHWQILIGMLVGVLFALAMVQLEWGPKFISDWIKPFGNIFINSLKLIAVPLILGSLIKGVSDLKDISKLSQMGGRTIGIYIATTVIAVTIGLGVVNIVKPGASISEETRLELVDNYKGDADAIKSQADKQKEAGPLQALEDLVPSNIFAAASDNGNMLQVIFFAIFFGIGLILIPEEQALPVKKFFDGFNEVILKLIDLIMLAAPYGVFALLAALIVESPSLDLFKALAWYAFCVVLGLALMLCVYLLFVWIFTKTTPSTFMKGMSPAQLLAFSTSSSAATLPVTMERVEEHLGVDEEVTSFVLPIGATINMDGTSLYQAIAAVFIAQAFGMDLSLSAQLGIIVTATLASIGSAAVPGAGMVMLVIVLAQAGIPEAGLALIFAVDRPLDMCRTVINVSGDATVSMMVAKSIGKLNEPKVKNWDDNYKKSAK